The following coding sequences lie in one Rothia sp. SD9660Na genomic window:
- a CDS encoding dihydrofolate reductase: MKGEQVSGSGALPELAAIWAQAGNGVIGSNGDMPWYAPEDLAHFKTLTLGAPVIMGRVTWESFPPRFRPLPGRLNLVITRSVSQVEEKDGAVWAPSLDTALGAAQSLAPDAPTYWVIGGGSLYAEALHRTDLPAVAGGQVARVERTLFEAEVPGDTYAPTLGADWALVAEGAPVRSEKGFALTATGENLPLTMRFQTLHKTRAVGQRQ; the protein is encoded by the coding sequence GTGAAGGGTGAGCAGGTAAGCGGCTCGGGCGCCCTGCCCGAGCTAGCAGCTATCTGGGCGCAGGCAGGCAACGGGGTGATTGGCAGTAACGGCGATATGCCCTGGTATGCGCCCGAGGATCTAGCCCATTTCAAGACCTTGACCCTGGGCGCCCCTGTCATTATGGGCCGGGTGACATGGGAGTCCTTCCCTCCCCGTTTCCGCCCCCTGCCGGGGCGACTCAACCTTGTGATTACGCGTTCTGTCTCGCAGGTTGAAGAAAAGGACGGCGCCGTCTGGGCTCCCTCTCTCGATACGGCTTTGGGGGCGGCGCAGAGTTTAGCTCCGGACGCCCCCACCTACTGGGTCATTGGCGGCGGCTCCCTCTACGCCGAGGCCCTGCACCGGACCGATTTGCCCGCTGTGGCTGGCGGGCAGGTAGCCCGGGTGGAACGTACCCTTTTTGAGGCTGAGGTTCCCGGTGATACTTACGCCCCTACGCTGGGTGCCGACTGGGCGCTAGTTGCTGAGGGCGCGCCCGTCCGCTCTGAAAAAGGCTTTGCGCTGACTGCCACCGGTGAGAATCTCCCTCTCACCATGCGGTTCCAGACCCTGCACAAGACAAGGGCAGTAGGTCAGCGCCAATAG
- a CDS encoding HipA domain-containing protein — protein sequence MSELNAYLDGELCGTFMEKNGQITFAYSPGYESAVPLSLSMPERNRAHKNKVALPFLKGLLPDNAQALENMARAAGVSAGSIFGLLERYGQDVAGALQLLLPGKGSSDAQRANLSQQPLLNEADFEELLEESRELYRGKTLIASEAFRFSVAGAQPKLSLTRNHEGKWVQPGSGIATTHIIKPVKTEDNYFVENIDIAEFLTMKVAVKCGLNAVDPELWRSRTSSLTAVIVPRYDRYILDDTVRRVHQEDLLQALGIPPEKKYQHRDGGPGVGEIGQLFRQKTKPGDRLRLQEDFFKGLVFNVGVVGTDAHAKNYSLVHRESGSELAPLYDLISAAAHIGNESLAYFPMGIKKNYRFTQISDEGLVFEGQRLGLARQRAQELVEEILSCLPEAFEETGKEHGLEDAAAKIVDGLGRLSPARFVSNYWR from the coding sequence ATGAGTGAACTCAATGCCTACCTAGATGGTGAACTGTGTGGCACCTTCATGGAGAAAAATGGGCAAATCACTTTTGCCTATTCCCCGGGGTATGAAAGTGCGGTACCCCTTTCTCTGTCTATGCCTGAACGAAATCGGGCGCATAAAAATAAGGTAGCGCTACCGTTCCTTAAAGGGCTTTTACCCGATAATGCTCAAGCTTTAGAAAATATGGCGCGCGCAGCGGGTGTGTCAGCAGGATCCATTTTTGGTTTACTTGAGCGCTATGGGCAAGACGTTGCAGGGGCTCTTCAGCTTTTACTGCCGGGCAAGGGCAGCAGCGATGCGCAGAGAGCTAACCTTTCTCAGCAACCCTTGCTGAATGAAGCAGATTTCGAAGAACTACTAGAGGAAAGTAGAGAGCTTTATCGCGGGAAAACGCTGATTGCTTCTGAAGCTTTTCGATTTAGCGTGGCAGGAGCCCAGCCAAAGCTATCGCTGACCAGAAATCATGAGGGTAAATGGGTCCAGCCGGGGTCAGGTATCGCCACTACCCACATCATTAAGCCTGTTAAAACGGAGGATAACTATTTTGTTGAGAATATCGACATTGCTGAGTTCTTAACAATGAAGGTAGCCGTTAAATGCGGGCTTAATGCTGTTGATCCTGAATTATGGCGGAGTAGAACAAGTAGCCTAACAGCGGTCATTGTTCCCCGCTACGACCGGTATATCCTTGACGATACGGTTCGCCGGGTACACCAGGAAGACCTATTACAAGCACTGGGTATACCGCCTGAGAAGAAGTATCAGCATCGTGATGGTGGCCCTGGAGTTGGTGAGATAGGCCAACTATTCCGCCAAAAAACTAAGCCGGGGGATCGCTTACGTCTTCAAGAGGACTTCTTTAAAGGCCTGGTGTTCAATGTAGGCGTAGTTGGTACAGATGCTCACGCCAAGAACTATTCTTTGGTGCATCGGGAGAGCGGGAGTGAGCTTGCTCCACTGTACGATTTGATTTCCGCTGCTGCACATATCGGGAATGAAAGCTTGGCTTACTTTCCGATGGGCATTAAGAAAAACTACAGATTTACTCAGATTTCTGACGAAGGTTTAGTGTTTGAGGGACAGCGTTTAGGCTTGGCGAGGCAACGGGCCCAAGAGCTCGTAGAAGAGATTCTTAGCTGCCTGCCAGAGGCTTTTGAGGAAACAGGTAAAGAGCACGGTTTGGAAGATGCAGCCGCCAAAATTGTGGACGGTCTGGGGCGGCTTTCCCCCGCTCGTTTTGTTTCAAACTATTGGCGCTGA
- a CDS encoding RNA degradosome polyphosphate kinase: protein MTTTPAETPAHPHINGDISKLERAETRVDRIDVGEKIKQPNLEGDFGSDRFLDREISWLEFNTRVLELAEDPNLYLLERLNFLSIVTSNLDEFFMVRVAGLKRRIATGIAVPSAAGLSPEEQMEEISEAAHALQERQAKVFHEQVYPELEKENIRIVGWADLSEAEQERLSRFFRAELFPVLTPLAVDPAHPFPYISGLSLNLAVIVRNPQTGKELFARLKMPETIERMVAVDGARSVKSSSGEVRFIPLEVIIAEHLDVLFPGMEVVEHHAFRVTRNEDLEVEEDDAENLLKALETELLRRRFGPPVRLEVEDTINPTILDLLVSELRIDEHEVYKLPAPLDLRGLSDIAKTNRPALHYPKHIAHTSRWLNANETSKAADVFTATRDHDVLLHHPYDSFATSVQAFLEQAAADPAVLAIKQTLYRTSGDSPIVDALIEAAEAGKQVLALVEIKARFDEAANINWARKLERAGVHVVYGIVGLKTHCKLSLVVRKEADGLRRYCHIGTGNYHPSTARFYEDLGLITCDPQIGEDVSRLFNQLSGYAPKTTYKQLLVAPRSLRSGLIDNINKEIEHKRAGHTAKIQIKCNSMVDEAIIDSLYRASQAGVEVNVVVRGICALRPGVPGLSENIKVRSILGRFLEHSRVFTFENAGSPKVYIGSADMMHRNLDRRVEALVHVKAEAHIKYLLEMFDNYLSEKTSNWRLGSDGTWERHHLAADGSPLRDVQAYYLASRDQKRNKRA, encoded by the coding sequence ATGACCACCACCCCGGCAGAAACCCCGGCCCACCCCCACATCAACGGCGATATCAGCAAGCTCGAACGCGCCGAAACCCGCGTAGACCGCATCGACGTGGGCGAAAAAATTAAGCAACCCAACCTCGAAGGCGACTTCGGTAGCGACCGCTTCCTTGACCGCGAAATCAGCTGGCTCGAGTTCAACACCCGCGTGCTCGAACTAGCCGAAGACCCCAACCTCTACCTGCTAGAGCGCCTCAACTTCCTCTCCATCGTCACCAGCAACCTGGACGAGTTCTTCATGGTGCGCGTAGCCGGCCTCAAGCGCCGTATCGCTACCGGTATCGCCGTGCCCTCCGCCGCAGGTCTCTCACCCGAAGAGCAGATGGAAGAAATTTCCGAAGCCGCCCACGCCCTGCAGGAGCGCCAGGCGAAAGTCTTCCACGAGCAGGTCTACCCCGAGCTCGAAAAAGAGAACATCCGTATCGTGGGCTGGGCTGACCTCTCAGAAGCTGAGCAAGAGCGCCTCTCCCGCTTCTTCCGCGCCGAGCTCTTCCCCGTGCTCACCCCGCTAGCGGTGGACCCCGCCCACCCCTTCCCCTACATCTCGGGTCTGTCGCTGAACCTGGCCGTCATAGTCCGCAACCCCCAGACCGGCAAGGAGCTCTTTGCCCGCCTCAAGATGCCCGAGACCATCGAACGCATGGTTGCCGTGGACGGGGCCCGCTCGGTTAAATCGTCCTCCGGCGAGGTTCGCTTCATCCCCCTTGAGGTCATCATTGCCGAGCACCTCGATGTGCTCTTCCCCGGCATGGAGGTCGTAGAACACCACGCCTTCCGCGTCACCCGCAATGAAGACCTAGAAGTTGAAGAAGACGACGCCGAGAACCTGCTCAAGGCCCTCGAAACCGAGTTACTGCGCCGCCGCTTCGGCCCCCCAGTGCGCCTGGAAGTTGAAGATACCATCAACCCCACCATCCTTGACCTGCTGGTTTCAGAGCTGCGCATCGACGAGCACGAGGTCTACAAGCTCCCCGCACCCCTTGACCTGCGCGGCCTGTCCGATATCGCCAAGACCAACCGTCCGGCCCTGCACTACCCTAAACACATCGCCCACACCTCCCGCTGGCTCAACGCCAACGAGACCTCCAAGGCAGCCGACGTCTTCACCGCAACCCGCGACCACGACGTGCTGCTGCACCACCCCTACGACTCCTTTGCCACCAGCGTGCAGGCTTTCCTGGAGCAGGCAGCTGCCGACCCCGCCGTCCTGGCTATTAAGCAGACCCTCTACCGCACCTCGGGCGACTCCCCCATCGTGGATGCCCTCATCGAGGCAGCCGAAGCCGGTAAGCAGGTGCTGGCCCTGGTTGAGATTAAGGCCCGCTTCGACGAGGCCGCCAACATCAACTGGGCTCGTAAGCTCGAACGCGCGGGCGTGCACGTGGTCTATGGCATTGTGGGCCTCAAGACCCACTGCAAGCTCTCCCTGGTGGTGCGCAAAGAGGCGGATGGCCTACGCCGCTACTGCCACATCGGCACCGGTAACTACCACCCCTCCACCGCCCGCTTCTACGAGGACCTGGGCCTGATTACCTGCGACCCGCAAATCGGTGAGGACGTCTCCCGCCTCTTCAACCAGCTCTCCGGCTACGCCCCGAAGACCACCTACAAGCAGCTGCTGGTTGCCCCCCGCTCCCTGCGTTCTGGCCTGATTGATAACATCAACAAGGAAATCGAGCACAAGCGCGCTGGCCACACCGCCAAGATTCAGATTAAGTGCAACTCCATGGTCGATGAGGCCATCATCGACTCCCTCTACCGGGCCTCCCAGGCAGGGGTTGAGGTCAACGTGGTCGTTCGCGGTATCTGTGCCCTGCGCCCCGGTGTGCCCGGCCTATCAGAGAACATCAAGGTGCGCTCCATCCTGGGCCGTTTCCTCGAACACTCCCGCGTCTTCACCTTCGAAAACGCCGGCAGCCCCAAGGTATACATCGGCTCGGCAGACATGATGCACCGCAACCTCGACCGCCGTGTCGAAGCCCTGGTGCATGTGAAGGCAGAAGCCCATATCAAGTACCTGCTGGAGATGTTCGACAACTACCTCTCAGAAAAAACCAGCAACTGGCGCCTGGGGTCTGACGGCACCTGGGAGCGCCACCACCTGGCAGCCGACGGCTCACCCCTGCGCGATGTGCAGGCCTACTACCTGGCTAGCCGCGACCAGAAACGCAACAAGCGAGCCTAG
- a CDS encoding response regulator transcription factor: MLHIVVLSDSATDGAGVTQSLGLLAHQLSVLPLGAAPSMIQAAGPSVVLVDAREQLVAARNCAQLLKGSGLSVPLLMVLTEGGMAAVAPHWMVDDIVLESVGPAELEARLRLLTSHAAEESEPESTIIRVGGITVDEASYSARLQGSPLNLTYKEFELLKFLVQHPGRVFTRAQLLSEVWGYDYYGGTRTVDVHIRRLRSKLGPDHEQLITTVRNVGYSFNSARSDSR; this comes from the coding sequence GTGCTGCATATTGTCGTATTGAGTGATTCTGCGACCGATGGCGCCGGCGTCACTCAGTCGCTGGGTTTGTTGGCGCACCAGCTGTCTGTTCTCCCCCTGGGTGCTGCACCGTCGATGATTCAGGCTGCCGGGCCGAGCGTGGTTTTGGTGGATGCCCGTGAGCAGTTGGTTGCGGCCCGTAACTGCGCCCAGTTATTAAAGGGGTCGGGTCTTTCTGTTCCGCTGTTGATGGTGCTCACCGAGGGCGGTATGGCTGCGGTGGCCCCCCATTGGATGGTGGACGATATTGTGCTGGAGTCGGTGGGCCCGGCTGAGCTTGAGGCTCGCCTGCGTCTTTTGACCTCCCATGCAGCTGAAGAGTCTGAGCCTGAGAGCACGATTATTCGGGTCGGTGGCATTACGGTTGATGAGGCCTCGTATTCGGCCCGTTTGCAGGGTTCTCCTCTGAACCTGACCTATAAAGAGTTTGAGTTACTGAAGTTTTTGGTGCAGCACCCGGGCCGGGTTTTTACGCGCGCCCAGCTTCTCTCTGAGGTGTGGGGCTATGACTACTACGGTGGTACGCGCACGGTTGATGTGCATATTCGCCGCCTGAGGTCCAAGTTGGGCCCTGACCATGAGCAGTTGATTACGACGGTTCGCAACGTGGGGTACAGCTTTAACTCGGCGCGGTCGGATTCTCGGTAG
- the mshD gene encoding mycothiol synthase, translated as MVYEIVSPKVSGAVVASFEQLAERARQQDGASPFSEQTFVELRKAAAGADAGVRLFEARQGGAPLGFAALVREGELWVLEAAVSPEARGQGLGSALIGAAVEAAGDEPIRAWVHGGSDTSSPALQAATHLADKLGWRPTRELYKLGLALTDEGRASVRTAAAERPLPADLTLTTYAPEQAEAWVQVNAQAFAHHPEQGRLTLEDLAARTDSDWFRPEGFFLALEKDGHLAGFHWTKIPTGQGESPEGEVYAVGIAPAWQGKGLGKALTLAGMAYLAEATDESGTPLDRVVLYVDADNTTAVALYRSLGFTPLTIDRQYAPAHP; from the coding sequence GTGGTCTATGAAATTGTTTCACCCAAGGTTTCGGGTGCTGTCGTTGCTAGTTTTGAGCAGCTAGCTGAGCGGGCCCGCCAGCAGGACGGTGCCTCCCCCTTTTCTGAGCAGACCTTTGTTGAGCTGCGCAAGGCAGCTGCGGGGGCGGACGCCGGTGTGCGGCTGTTTGAGGCCCGGCAGGGTGGTGCGCCCCTAGGCTTTGCGGCCCTGGTGAGGGAGGGTGAGCTCTGGGTGCTGGAGGCCGCAGTTTCCCCCGAGGCCCGTGGCCAGGGCCTTGGTTCGGCCCTGATAGGCGCGGCGGTTGAGGCTGCCGGTGATGAGCCGATTCGGGCCTGGGTCCACGGTGGTTCTGATACGTCTAGCCCTGCCCTGCAGGCGGCAACCCACCTGGCCGATAAGCTGGGCTGGCGCCCTACCCGCGAACTCTACAAGCTGGGTCTGGCCCTGACCGACGAGGGGCGGGCGAGCGTCCGCACCGCTGCTGCAGAGCGCCCCCTCCCCGCTGACCTTACCCTGACTACCTACGCCCCAGAGCAGGCTGAGGCGTGGGTACAGGTCAATGCGCAGGCCTTTGCCCACCACCCCGAGCAGGGGCGGCTCACCCTAGAAGATCTGGCAGCCCGCACCGACTCTGACTGGTTCCGCCCCGAAGGCTTCTTCCTCGCGCTAGAAAAGGACGGCCACCTAGCGGGCTTCCACTGGACCAAGATTCCCACCGGCCAGGGCGAGAGCCCCGAAGGTGAGGTCTACGCTGTGGGTATTGCTCCCGCCTGGCAGGGTAAGGGGCTGGGTAAGGCCCTGACCCTAGCCGGTATGGCCTACCTGGCTGAGGCTACCGACGAGTCCGGAACGCCCCTTGACCGCGTCGTCCTCTATGTCGATGCCGACAACACCACCGCAGTAGCCCTCTACCGCTCCCTCGGCTTTACCCCCCTCACCATCGACCGACAGTACGCACCCGCCCACCCCTAA
- a CDS encoding NUDIX hydrolase — translation MPHTETFYAAHTHDGALSLSRGPHNRATINAAGAIIWRWHHDQMQVLIIHRPRYDDWSWPKGKQDPGETLPETAVREIREEVGLHVTLGAPLAVTAYEVKGKPKEVYYWAAEAPTGQKAVADEGEVDELRWVTPKQARTMLTNSTDKEPLDALLALEHTQNLRTRPVIIVRHAKAKPRASWAGAEGERSLAATGKRQALAVGRLLEAWQPERIISSPWVRCMQTVYPYSKASGISIKEKRALTEAHHARAPKHARKVVESLFEKRDKSVMLCTHRPVLPTVLGVLGEHLNKQLRSHLPVHDPYLKPGEMWVLQVSVAHPKTVVSLEQIKPFDD, via the coding sequence ATGCCGCATACCGAGACCTTCTACGCCGCCCACACCCACGACGGAGCGCTCTCGCTCAGCCGGGGCCCCCACAACCGGGCAACTATCAACGCAGCAGGCGCTATTATCTGGCGCTGGCACCATGACCAGATGCAGGTCCTGATTATTCATCGTCCCCGCTACGATGACTGGTCCTGGCCCAAGGGCAAGCAGGACCCCGGCGAAACCTTGCCGGAAACCGCCGTCCGGGAAATCCGTGAAGAGGTGGGGCTGCACGTGACCCTCGGCGCACCTCTCGCGGTAACCGCCTACGAGGTCAAGGGCAAGCCCAAGGAAGTCTACTACTGGGCAGCCGAAGCACCCACCGGGCAAAAAGCCGTTGCCGACGAGGGCGAAGTTGACGAGCTGCGCTGGGTCACCCCCAAACAGGCCCGCACCATGCTCACTAACTCCACCGATAAAGAACCCCTCGACGCCCTCCTGGCCCTGGAGCACACCCAGAACCTGCGCACCCGCCCCGTGATTATCGTCCGCCACGCCAAGGCCAAACCGCGCGCCAGCTGGGCTGGGGCCGAAGGCGAGCGATCACTTGCCGCTACCGGCAAGCGCCAGGCCCTGGCGGTAGGACGCCTGCTGGAGGCCTGGCAGCCCGAACGCATCATTTCCTCCCCCTGGGTGCGCTGCATGCAGACGGTCTACCCCTATTCGAAGGCCTCTGGTATTTCCATCAAGGAGAAGCGGGCCCTGACCGAAGCCCACCATGCCCGGGCGCCCAAGCACGCCCGTAAGGTGGTCGAGTCCCTCTTTGAGAAGCGGGATAAGTCGGTCATGCTCTGCACCCACCGCCCGGTGCTACCCACCGTCCTTGGGGTTCTGGGCGAGCACCTGAATAAGCAGCTACGCTCCCATCTGCCCGTGCATGACCCCTACCTCAAGCCCGGGGAAATGTGGGTCTTGCAGGTGTCTGTGGCCCACCCCAAGACCGTGGTGTCGCTGGAACAAATTAAGCCTTTTGACGATTAA
- a CDS encoding thymidylate synthase: protein MTVIPTPYEDLLREIMATGDEKADRTGTGTRSVFGRQMRFDLSESFPLITTKKVHFKSVVIELLWFLRGESNVRWLQERGVTIWDEWADEDGELGPVYGVQWRSWPAGDGQAIDQIAKVLDSLKNNPDSRRHIVSAWNPAEVDDMALPPCHALFQFYVKTREDGQKELSCQLYQRSADMFLGVPFNIASYALLTQLIAEEVGMVPGEFVWTGGDCHIYSNHYEQVTEQLSREPYPYPRLRIKNKKPSIFDYEFEDFELVDYRHHPLIKAPIAV from the coding sequence ATGACTGTTATTCCTACCCCCTACGAAGACCTGCTGCGCGAGATTATGGCGACCGGCGACGAGAAAGCCGACCGCACCGGCACCGGCACCAGAAGCGTCTTCGGCCGTCAGATGCGCTTTGACCTCTCTGAGAGCTTTCCGCTGATCACCACCAAGAAGGTGCACTTCAAATCTGTGGTTATTGAGCTGCTCTGGTTCCTGCGTGGGGAATCCAACGTGCGCTGGCTGCAAGAGCGCGGCGTAACGATCTGGGATGAGTGGGCGGACGAGGACGGCGAACTGGGCCCGGTCTACGGGGTGCAGTGGCGCTCCTGGCCGGCCGGTGACGGGCAGGCTATCGACCAGATTGCCAAGGTGCTTGACTCGCTCAAGAACAACCCCGATTCCCGCCGTCATATTGTCTCTGCTTGGAACCCGGCTGAGGTTGACGACATGGCGTTGCCTCCCTGCCATGCCCTCTTCCAGTTCTACGTAAAGACCCGGGAGGACGGCCAGAAGGAGCTGTCCTGCCAGCTCTACCAGCGGTCTGCCGACATGTTCCTGGGCGTGCCCTTCAACATTGCCTCCTATGCCCTGCTGACCCAGCTGATTGCTGAAGAGGTGGGTATGGTGCCCGGTGAGTTCGTCTGGACCGGCGGTGACTGCCACATCTACTCCAACCACTACGAGCAGGTCACCGAGCAGCTGTCGCGCGAGCCCTACCCCTACCCGCGCCTGCGCATTAAGAATAAGAAGCCCTCAATTTTTGACTACGAGTTTGAGGACTTTGAGCTGGTAGATTACCGCCACCACCCCCTCATCAAGGCCCCGATTGCGGTCTAG